From a region of the Seleniivibrio woodruffii genome:
- a CDS encoding KdsC family phosphatase, which produces MIKLLVLDVDGVLTDGGIIYDDNGVEIKRFDVKDGLGIKLAQNAGLEIAVISGRKSKVTELRCRELGIRRCFTGVKNKVECFESVRDELGVGYEETAFIGDDINDLALLKRVGFSATLSDSFDYIKSQVNYVTVRQGGRGAVREFIEKILEKNGVWENILKSFS; this is translated from the coding sequence ATGATAAAGCTCCTTGTGCTGGATGTTGACGGGGTGCTTACCGACGGCGGGATCATCTATGATGATAACGGGGTCGAGATCAAACGCTTTGACGTTAAGGACGGACTGGGTATCAAACTTGCGCAGAACGCAGGGCTTGAGATTGCTGTCATATCCGGACGCAAGTCGAAGGTAACAGAGCTTAGATGCAGGGAACTTGGAATACGCCGCTGTTTCACAGGGGTTAAAAATAAGGTCGAGTGTTTCGAGTCGGTCAGGGATGAACTGGGTGTCGGATACGAAGAGACGGCTTTCATCGGCGACGACATAAACGATCTTGCTCTTTTAAAGCGTGTGGGTTTTTCCGCAACACTTTCCGATTCATTTGACTATATTAAGTCTCAGGTGAATTATGTGACGGTGCGTCAGGGCGGAAGGGGCGCTGTGCGGGAGTTCATAGAAAAGATTCTGGAAAAGAACGGCGTATGGGAAAATATACTAAAATCATTCTCGTAG
- a CDS encoding KpsF/GutQ family sugar-phosphate isomerase — protein sequence MKDRLDDNFVRAVEIILACRGRVVITGMGKSGIIGRKIAATLSSTGTPSLFLHPAEGVHGDLGMIVKGDVCIALSNSGETAEVIKLLPLIKRFKIPLISIVGRIPSTLAERSDCVLDASVAKEACSLNLAPTASTTAALAMGDALSVALLEKRGFGADDFALYHPSGALGKRLLTRVNDLAHGQDRVPVIGQDKKVSDAVFVMSAKGFGCTAVVDDSGRLAGIITDGDLRRGLEKYNNIFSMDIKDLPLKYPRTVERKALAAKALQIMEEFSITSLFTVDEEGRPDGIIHLHDLLKEGIV from the coding sequence ATGAAAGACAGGCTGGACGACAATTTTGTCCGTGCGGTGGAAATAATCCTCGCGTGCAGGGGCAGAGTGGTCATCACCGGAATGGGCAAAAGCGGCATAATCGGCAGAAAGATAGCCGCAACCCTCTCCAGCACAGGCACGCCGTCCCTTTTTCTGCATCCCGCAGAAGGGGTTCACGGAGACCTCGGCATGATAGTCAAGGGTGACGTATGCATCGCTCTGTCAAACAGCGGCGAGACTGCCGAAGTTATTAAACTTCTGCCGCTGATAAAAAGATTCAAAATTCCGCTGATATCAATCGTCGGCAGAATACCCTCAACACTTGCGGAGCGCAGCGACTGCGTTCTGGATGCATCAGTAGCAAAAGAGGCCTGTTCGCTGAACCTCGCTCCCACGGCAAGCACAACTGCGGCGCTGGCAATGGGGGACGCTCTCAGCGTTGCTCTCCTTGAAAAGCGAGGATTCGGGGCAGACGATTTCGCTCTGTACCATCCCTCCGGCGCACTGGGCAAAAGACTGCTCACAAGGGTAAACGATCTTGCCCACGGACAGGACAGAGTTCCCGTTATAGGACAGGACAAAAAGGTTTCCGATGCCGTGTTCGTCATGAGCGCAAAGGGCTTCGGCTGTACTGCTGTTGTTGACGATTCAGGCAGACTGGCAGGAATCATAACTGATGGCGACCTCAGACGTGGGCTTGAAAAGTATAATAATATTTTCTCCATGGATATAAAAGATTTACCATTGAAATATCCCCGAACGGTTGAAAGAAAGGCGCTGGCCGCAAAGGCTTTGCAGATAATGGAGGAGTTCTCCATTACCTCCCTTTTCACAGTTGACGAAGAAGGCAGACCGGACGGAATAATCCATCTGCACGACCTTCTGAAAGAGGGTATCGTATGA
- a CDS encoding CTP synthase, with translation MMAKFVFTTGGVLSSLGKGITAASLGALLESRGYKVAIKKYDPYLNVDPGTMSPFQHGEVFVTEDGAEADLDLGHYERFLNFNTSKVSNVTTGKIYKTVIDKERNGDYLGGTVQVIPHITDEIKNNIYKDADKYDIIIIEIGGTVGDIESLPFLEAIRQFKFDAGEDNVCYVHLTLVPYIKSAGELKTKPTQHSVKALREIGIQPDILVCRSEYPLDESIRSKIGLFCNVSKEYVINAIDVSTIYESPLTMRKEGIDKLVLKKFRMDERESDTKVWEDIVHRLKQPDDEVTIGLVGKYIDLKDAYISINEALIHGGIANRVKVNIKRIDAEKLENGAKPDAYLSDVDGILIPGGFGERGVEGKIVAVNFGRTKDIPFFGICLGLQCILIEFARNVLKMENAHSVEFNPKTPYPVIDYMNEQKNIKQMGGTMRLGAYDCTLDEDSTAFRAYGAKHISERHRHRLEFNNDFKEDMIKNGLQMTGVNEERGLAEIFESKSHRWFLGCQFHPEFKSKPSKPHPLFASFIKAAYAYKKERENQGE, from the coding sequence CTGATGGCTAAGTTTGTTTTTACTACCGGCGGAGTTCTATCATCACTTGGAAAGGGGATTACAGCGGCATCTCTCGGTGCGCTGCTGGAATCCAGAGGCTACAAAGTAGCTATTAAAAAATACGACCCCTACCTCAACGTTGACCCGGGCACAATGAGCCCCTTTCAGCATGGTGAGGTTTTCGTTACCGAAGACGGAGCAGAGGCCGACCTCGACCTCGGACACTATGAGAGGTTCCTTAACTTCAACACCTCCAAAGTGAGCAACGTTACGACCGGAAAAATATATAAGACCGTCATCGACAAAGAGAGAAACGGCGACTATCTGGGCGGCACAGTTCAGGTTATCCCCCACATCACTGACGAGATTAAGAACAACATCTATAAAGATGCTGATAAATATGACATAATCATTATCGAAATCGGCGGAACCGTTGGCGACATCGAGTCTCTGCCCTTCCTTGAGGCCATCAGACAGTTCAAGTTTGATGCCGGCGAAGACAACGTGTGCTACGTCCACCTGACACTCGTTCCCTACATCAAAAGTGCGGGCGAGCTTAAGACGAAGCCCACTCAGCACTCAGTTAAGGCTCTGCGTGAGATCGGTATTCAGCCGGACATCCTCGTATGCCGCTCCGAATATCCCCTTGATGAGTCCATCAGAAGCAAGATAGGTCTTTTCTGCAATGTATCAAAAGAATACGTTATCAATGCAATAGACGTGAGCACCATCTACGAGTCACCCCTCACCATGAGAAAAGAGGGCATCGACAAGCTGGTTCTGAAGAAATTCAGAATGGATGAGCGTGAATCCGATACTAAAGTATGGGAAGACATCGTCCACAGGCTTAAACAGCCCGATGATGAGGTGACAATCGGTCTTGTCGGTAAATATATTGATCTGAAAGATGCTTACATCAGTATCAATGAAGCCCTCATCCACGGCGGTATCGCAAACAGGGTGAAGGTGAACATCAAGCGTATCGATGCGGAAAAACTTGAAAACGGCGCAAAACCCGACGCATACCTTTCTGACGTTGACGGAATCCTTATCCCCGGCGGCTTCGGCGAAAGAGGCGTGGAAGGCAAGATAGTTGCGGTCAACTTCGGCCGTACCAAGGATATTCCTTTCTTCGGTATCTGTCTGGGACTTCAGTGTATCCTTATTGAGTTCGCAAGGAACGTTCTGAAGATGGAGAACGCCCACAGCGTGGAGTTCAATCCCAAAACTCCTTACCCTGTGATAGATTACATGAACGAGCAGAAGAACATCAAGCAGATGGGCGGAACAATGCGTCTGGGTGCATACGACTGTACTCTGGATGAGGACAGCACCGCTTTCAGGGCATACGGAGCGAAGCACATCTCCGAGCGTCACAGACACAGACTTGAGTTCAACAACGATTTCAAAGAAGACATGATAAAGAACGGTCTGCAGATGACAGGTGTTAACGAGGAGAGGGGACTTGCGGAGATTTTCGAATCAAAATCTCACAGATGGTTCCTCGGATGTCAGTTCCACCCGGAATTTAAATCCAAACCCTCTAAACCGCACCCTCTGTTTGCAAGCTTCATAAAAGCGGCATACGCTTACAAAAAAGAAAGAGAAAATCAAGGCGAATAA
- the kdsB gene encoding 3-deoxy-manno-octulosonate cytidylyltransferase, translated as MSVVVIPARMASTRLPGKPLRKIAGVPMILRVAENCKKSVAGRVIVATDSQEILEACEGVEGIESTMTADDIQSGTDRVARVAKFVEDDIIINVQGDEPFIDPNLINELIKDLRDNPQVLMNTAACAFDEGEDVKDPNCVKVVLDKNGFALYFSRLPIPYDRDGSGNVTYYKHIGIYGFRKSWLIKFASLEQTTLENIEKLEQLRALENGVSIKVIKTDYKPVSVDTEEDLIKAEEIMGRNN; from the coding sequence ATGAGTGTTGTCGTCATTCCTGCCAGAATGGCATCCACCAGACTGCCGGGAAAACCGCTCAGAAAGATAGCGGGCGTACCTATGATTCTCAGGGTTGCTGAGAACTGCAAAAAATCAGTTGCAGGCAGGGTTATCGTGGCTACGGACTCCCAGGAGATTCTTGAGGCCTGCGAGGGCGTTGAGGGGATTGAGTCCACAATGACCGCTGACGATATCCAGTCCGGAACAGACAGGGTTGCCCGTGTGGCCAAATTCGTTGAGGACGACATAATTATAAATGTTCAGGGCGACGAACCCTTTATCGACCCCAACCTTATCAATGAACTGATAAAGGATCTGCGTGATAATCCTCAGGTGCTTATGAACACTGCGGCATGCGCATTTGACGAGGGTGAGGATGTAAAAGACCCTAACTGCGTTAAGGTTGTACTGGACAAAAACGGATTTGCACTGTACTTTTCTAGGTTGCCCATTCCATATGACAGAGACGGTTCGGGCAATGTAACATATTATAAACACATCGGTATTTACGGTTTCAGAAAGAGCTGGCTTATAAAGTTCGCCTCTCTGGAGCAGACCACGCTTGAAAACATTGAAAAGCTGGAACAGCTCAGGGCGCTGGAAAACGGCGTGAGCATAAAAGTGATAAAGACCGATTACAAGCCGGTGTCAGTGGACACCGAAGAAGACCTAATTAAAGCAGAAGAAATTATGGGCAGGAATAACTGA
- the acpS gene encoding holo-ACP synthase, with protein MLGCDIVETGRLKDSYERYGKKFLDRILSEREQELFEKKGSKLQFLAGRFAAKESIAKSFKTGIGGDYSFTDIEILNEESGAPLVYIKGVLRSDIEVSISHDRHYAMAVSLIKR; from the coding sequence ATGCTGGGCTGTGATATAGTCGAAACCGGACGGCTGAAAGATTCATACGAAAGGTATGGGAAGAAGTTTTTAGACAGAATTCTTAGTGAGCGTGAACAGGAGCTTTTTGAGAAAAAAGGCTCTAAACTGCAATTTCTTGCAGGCAGGTTCGCCGCAAAGGAATCCATAGCAAAGAGTTTCAAAACGGGTATCGGAGGCGATTACTCGTTTACTGATATAGAGATACTGAATGAAGAGTCCGGTGCGCCCCTTGTGTACATCAAGGGTGTTCTGCGTTCGGACATAGAGGTCAGCATCTCCCACGACAGGCATTATGCAATGGCTGTAAGTCTTATTAAGAGGTAA
- a CDS encoding pyridoxine 5'-phosphate synthase, with protein MVRLGVNIDHVATVRQARLAAEPDPVHAAVLAELGGADQITIHLREDRRHICDRDLAILRQTVKTRLNLEMASTEEMVRIALETKPDMVTLVPEKRQELTTEGGLNVLGNYDSLADSVQRLKDGGIFVSLFVDADADQMEKCAEMGADAVEIHTGRYADTKGAQQREELSRIIFAGQKCRELGLVLNSGHGLNYHNVGEIVTIPGMNEVNIGHSIIARSIFVGVERAVREMKETIHRALMDAGL; from the coding sequence ATGGTAAGACTCGGAGTAAACATCGATCACGTTGCCACTGTTCGTCAGGCGAGACTGGCGGCAGAGCCGGACCCTGTCCATGCGGCGGTTCTGGCTGAGCTTGGCGGTGCGGATCAGATTACGATACATCTGCGTGAGGACAGACGCCACATATGCGACCGTGACCTTGCGATACTTCGCCAGACGGTGAAAACAAGGCTGAACCTTGAGATGGCAAGCACAGAGGAGATGGTGCGCATCGCACTTGAAACAAAGCCCGACATGGTGACACTTGTCCCTGAAAAGAGACAGGAGCTGACCACAGAGGGCGGTCTGAACGTGCTGGGCAATTATGACAGCCTCGCAGACAGCGTGCAGAGGCTTAAGGACGGCGGAATATTCGTCAGCCTTTTTGTGGATGCGGACGCAGACCAGATGGAAAAATGCGCAGAGATGGGTGCGGATGCTGTGGAGATACACACAGGACGCTATGCTGACACCAAAGGCGCACAGCAGAGAGAAGAGCTTTCCAGAATAATCTTCGCAGGGCAGAAATGCCGTGAGCTTGGTCTGGTGCTCAACTCCGGACACGGGCTGAACTATCACAACGTAGGCGAAATAGTGACCATCCCCGGTATGAACGAGGTGAACATAGGTCACTCCATTATCGCCCGTTCGATCTTCGTCGGTGTCGAGAGGGCGGTTCGTGAGATGAAAGAGACTATCCACAGGGCATTGATGGATGCTGGGCTGTGA
- the glmM gene encoding phosphoglucosamine mutase codes for MRKYFGTDGVRGLANQFPMTATFALRLGQAAARQFYTDGKKTHRIVIGKDTRISGYMFESALVAGITSMGMDAVMVGVLPTPAIAFITRSLRADAGVVISASHNPYYDNGIKFFSGTGHKLPDQVELQIEQFTDQMIETGDVPLSADKVGKAYRIDTAIGRYVEFAKNTFDRDVDLVGLKIVVDCSNGATYKVGPLALEELGAKITVIGNQPNGTNINDKCGSVYPELMCEAVKEKKADIGIAFDGDGDRVIFSDGDGEVVDGDIIMGICAKHMKELGLLNGDTMVSTVMSNLGFERSMNNAGIEVVRTEVGDRYVMAEMLKSGYNLGGEQSGHIIFSDYNTTGDGLVSAMQLLKVLVKSGKSLKDLKNMIELYPQTLKNYKVNKKIPLSELPKTTAEIASVEKVLGKSGRVFVRYSGTENKIRVMLEGADLKQIEEYAENIGAVALKEIEELS; via the coding sequence ATGCGTAAGTATTTCGGAACAGACGGTGTAAGAGGCCTTGCGAACCAATTCCCTATGACAGCCACTTTTGCGCTGCGTCTTGGTCAGGCGGCAGCCCGACAGTTTTACACCGACGGAAAGAAAACTCATAGAATAGTTATAGGAAAAGATACCCGTATTTCGGGATATATGTTCGAATCGGCTCTGGTCGCCGGAATAACCTCCATGGGAATGGATGCGGTTATGGTGGGAGTTCTCCCCACCCCTGCGATAGCTTTTATTACCAGAAGCCTCAGGGCGGATGCCGGAGTTGTAATATCCGCATCACATAATCCTTATTACGATAACGGCATAAAGTTTTTCTCCGGTACAGGACACAAGCTCCCCGACCAAGTGGAGCTTCAGATAGAACAGTTCACCGACCAGATGATAGAAACGGGCGACGTTCCGCTTTCTGCTGACAAGGTCGGCAAAGCATACAGAATAGACACGGCGATCGGGAGATACGTTGAGTTTGCGAAGAACACCTTCGACAGGGACGTTGACCTTGTGGGGCTTAAGATAGTTGTGGACTGCTCAAACGGCGCAACTTATAAGGTTGGGCCGCTGGCTCTTGAGGAACTTGGAGCCAAGATAACTGTTATCGGCAACCAGCCCAACGGAACAAACATTAACGATAAATGCGGCTCGGTTTATCCTGAACTTATGTGTGAGGCTGTTAAAGAGAAGAAAGCCGACATTGGCATCGCTTTCGACGGCGACGGCGACAGGGTGATTTTCTCCGACGGTGACGGAGAGGTGGTTGACGGCGATATCATCATGGGTATCTGCGCAAAGCATATGAAAGAGCTGGGACTTCTCAACGGCGACACAATGGTGAGCACCGTAATGAGCAACCTCGGTTTCGAACGATCAATGAACAACGCAGGTATAGAGGTGGTGCGCACTGAAGTCGGCGACAGATACGTTATGGCTGAGATGCTGAAAAGCGGATACAACCTTGGCGGCGAACAGTCCGGACACATAATTTTCAGCGACTATAACACCACTGGCGATGGTCTGGTGAGCGCAATGCAGCTGCTCAAGGTGCTTGTGAAATCGGGCAAGAGCCTGAAAGACCTTAAAAATATGATAGAACTGTATCCCCAGACGCTTAAAAACTATAAAGTTAATAAAAAGATACCCCTTTCCGAACTTCCGAAGACCACGGCTGAAATTGCCTCTGTTGAAAAGGTTCTCGGCAAGTCGGGCAGGGTTTTTGTCAGATATTCCGGCACAGAGAACAAGATACGTGTGATGCTGGAGGGTGCTGACCTGAAACAGATAGAGGAATACGCCGAGAACATCGGCGCTGTTGCTCTGAAAGAGATAGAGGAGCTTTCATAA
- a CDS encoding CdaR family protein: protein MIITNTHLRIISVILAVCLWLYIVTGEFQEISLYVPVKLTNIPEGSVAVTDENLINVMAKGPKFLVNNKQFNKVQISLDVSKIESGTKSVYINPEDVQMPAGIEVTNINPKSIDVTVDSLVKKPLKVSPTFVGEPQPGYKIGSVMVKPEIVEVNAATSKIKGIKSLETMPVNLSGKKDPITYSIGLKFYEGVQKTTPEAVEVFVVFKEDIQDKTIHQLDVNPIGLPVGLKARVLTDDVTLRVNGRVDLLNEQTIANVLNPRVDLSDVNAPGVYKRSIVFNDSKIINVLNVKPSRVRVEVY from the coding sequence ATGATAATAACTAACACACACTTAAGAATTATCAGCGTCATTCTGGCCGTTTGCCTCTGGTTGTATATAGTTACGGGGGAGTTTCAGGAAATATCGCTCTATGTGCCTGTGAAACTTACTAATATCCCCGAAGGATCCGTAGCCGTTACCGATGAGAACCTGATAAACGTTATGGCCAAAGGCCCCAAGTTTCTCGTTAATAACAAGCAGTTTAACAAGGTTCAGATAAGTCTGGACGTTTCAAAGATAGAATCCGGCACAAAGAGCGTCTATATCAATCCTGAGGACGTTCAAATGCCCGCCGGAATTGAAGTTACGAACATTAATCCCAAGTCGATAGACGTTACGGTGGACTCTCTGGTTAAAAAACCTCTCAAGGTGTCGCCTACGTTTGTCGGTGAGCCTCAGCCGGGTTACAAGATAGGCTCGGTAATGGTTAAGCCGGAAATTGTGGAGGTCAACGCCGCCACATCGAAAATAAAGGGAATAAAATCCCTTGAAACCATGCCTGTTAACCTTTCCGGCAAGAAAGACCCCATAACCTACAGCATCGGTCTGAAGTTTTATGAGGGCGTTCAGAAGACCACCCCCGAAGCGGTGGAAGTTTTTGTTGTTTTTAAAGAAGATATTCAGGACAAAACAATACATCAGCTTGATGTCAACCCTATAGGGCTTCCTGTGGGGCTGAAAGCAAGGGTGCTGACGGATGATGTCACCCTGAGGGTGAACGGAAGGGTGGATCTGCTGAACGAGCAGACCATTGCAAACGTTCTTAATCCCCGTGTGGATCTTTCCGATGTGAATGCGCCAGGAGTTTACAAGCGCAGTATTGTTTTCAATGATTCAAAAATAATTAATGTGCTCAATGTAAAACCAAGCAGAGTGCGTGTTGAGGTTTATTAA
- the cdaA gene encoding diadenylate cyclase CdaA, producing MFEIIKSIGLFDIIDMAIIAVVAYNLLLLIKGTRALPMLMGILLIVFVSFAARYLGLKTTSWVLDNFTGYLFIIIVVLFQQEIRRALAFIGETKVFGTQAKAKSVILDEIVKAATVLANRQIGALIVLQRNTDLEHFLDDTGQKLDCMISKEILISLFIPYSPLHDGAVIISNGRITTAGSILPLTRKTDLGKNYGTRHRAAVGVTEETDAIAITVSEEKGSITVAQNGQLSEELNADKLRKMLDSIFNQPAKGVAKNDNN from the coding sequence GTGTTTGAGATAATCAAATCCATAGGATTATTCGACATCATCGACATGGCGATAATCGCCGTTGTGGCGTATAATCTCCTTCTGCTCATCAAGGGCACGAGGGCACTTCCCATGCTCATGGGCATCCTGCTCATTGTTTTTGTATCTTTCGCCGCCAGATATCTGGGGCTTAAGACCACAAGCTGGGTTCTGGACAACTTCACAGGTTATCTGTTCATAATCATAGTCGTTCTCTTTCAGCAGGAGATACGCCGTGCTCTGGCATTCATCGGCGAAACCAAGGTGTTCGGCACACAGGCCAAGGCGAAATCCGTCATTCTGGACGAGATAGTAAAGGCCGCAACAGTCCTTGCCAACAGGCAGATAGGCGCACTTATCGTTCTCCAGCGCAACACCGACCTTGAGCACTTTCTGGACGACACAGGCCAGAAGCTCGACTGTATGATATCAAAAGAGATACTTATAAGTCTTTTTATCCCTTATTCTCCGCTCCACGACGGTGCGGTGATAATTTCGAACGGCCGCATAACAACTGCAGGGAGCATCCTGCCCCTTACACGCAAAACAGACCTCGGAAAAAACTACGGAACACGCCACAGAGCGGCTGTAGGCGTTACTGAGGAGACGGATGCGATCGCCATCACTGTCAGTGAGGAGAAGGGTTCCATCACTGTGGCGCAGAACGGACAGCTCAGCGAGGAACTTAATGCGGATAAACTCCGTAAGATGCTCGATTCCATATTTAATCAACCTGCAAAGGGCGTAGCGAAAAATGATAATAACTAA
- the folP gene encoding dihydropteroate synthase: MSKILTSSRGDLSLEFPLLMGILNVTPDSFSDGGSFNSADGLISRVDEFLFHKVDIADIGGESTRPGSDGVSTEEELKRVVPAVMLSAANGLYVSVDTMKPQVAYESLAAGAAMINDVSGFRDPDMVAVCAEFGCSVCIMHMLGEPRSMQDNPVYGDVVEDVKKYLLDAAERCIRAGIKESSICIDPGFGFGKTLEDNYKLLAGLENIRSAGFPVLAGMSRKSMIGNVVNKPPVKRLAGTLAAHTAAVLNGADIIRAHDIEETSDMLKVLRMLKIAGGKCLR, encoded by the coding sequence TTGTCTAAGATATTAACTTCGTCCCGCGGGGATCTGTCGCTTGAGTTTCCTCTTCTGATGGGGATACTGAATGTGACCCCCGACTCTTTCAGCGACGGCGGCAGTTTCAACAGTGCCGACGGACTGATCAGCAGGGTGGACGAATTTCTGTTCCATAAGGTGGATATAGCCGATATCGGCGGAGAATCCACCAGACCCGGTTCCGATGGGGTCAGCACCGAGGAGGAACTGAAAAGAGTTGTTCCGGCGGTGATGCTCTCTGCCGCAAACGGGCTTTACGTTTCTGTGGACACCATGAAGCCGCAGGTGGCCTATGAGTCACTGGCGGCCGGTGCGGCAATGATAAACGATGTGTCGGGGTTTCGTGATCCTGATATGGTCGCTGTCTGTGCCGAGTTCGGCTGTTCGGTGTGCATCATGCATATGCTGGGCGAGCCAAGAAGTATGCAGGATAACCCTGTTTACGGCGACGTGGTGGAGGACGTGAAAAAATATCTGCTGGATGCGGCCGAAAGGTGCATCAGGGCTGGCATTAAGGAATCGTCAATCTGTATCGACCCGGGCTTCGGCTTCGGGAAGACACTTGAAGATAATTATAAACTGCTGGCAGGTCTGGAAAACATCAGATCTGCCGGCTTTCCCGTTCTTGCGGGAATGTCCCGTAAGTCCATGATAGGAAATGTTGTTAACAAACCTCCTGTCAAGCGTCTTGCAGGAACTCTGGCTGCCCACACGGCGGCTGTTCTCAACGGAGCCGATATCATCAGAGCACATGATATCGAGGAGACCTCCGACATGCTGAAAGTGCTCAGAATGCTGAAAATTGCGGGTGGCAAGTGTTTGAGATAA
- the ftsH gene encoding ATP-dependent zinc metalloprotease FtsH: MNNGFYKNLALWLVIAFIMVFLFNVISGTQAVKKNISYSEFTTQVMANKVKSVTIKQNKIDGVFVEGGQFESYSPDDIELIKMLREHKVEITAQPPDKSPWYMQVLVSWLPMIILIGIWIFFMRQMQGGAGGKAFSFGKSKAKLLTQDQHKVTFKDVAGIEEAKEELEEIIDFLKDPQKFQKLGGKIPKGVLLVGPPGTGKTLLARAVAGEAGVPFFSISGSDFVEMFVGVGAARVRDLFEQGKKNAPCIIFVDEIDAVGRHRGAGLGGGHDEREQTLNQMLVEMDGFESNEGVIMIAATNRPDVLDPALLRPGRFDRQVVVPRPDMNGRLEILTVHSSKVKMEEGIDLEVIAKGTPGFAGAELANLVNEAALIAARKNKEAVQMIDFEEAKDKVIMGKERRSMVISDKEKENTAYHEAGHAIVAKLIPEADPVHKVSIIPRGMALGVTMQLPVDDRHMYTKDYMESMLAVLMGGRVAEEVIFDRLSTGAGNDIERATGIARKMVCSWGMSKKMGPLAYGKKDEQVFLGKEIGHAKDYSETTAIAIDDEVKALVMDGYNRARRILEDNTELLHSVAKLLLEKETIDGHEIDKLMSGEAESEPEAKAEETLV, encoded by the coding sequence ATGAATAACGGATTTTACAAAAATCTGGCTTTATGGCTGGTCATCGCTTTTATCATGGTGTTTCTGTTCAACGTGATAAGCGGGACTCAGGCGGTCAAAAAGAACATAAGCTATTCCGAGTTCACCACACAGGTGATGGCGAATAAGGTTAAGTCTGTGACCATAAAGCAGAATAAAATCGACGGAGTTTTCGTTGAGGGCGGACAGTTCGAGTCCTATTCCCCCGACGATATTGAACTCATAAAGATGCTGAGAGAACACAAGGTTGAGATCACAGCTCAGCCGCCCGACAAGAGCCCCTGGTATATGCAGGTTCTCGTTTCGTGGCTGCCTATGATAATCCTCATCGGTATATGGATTTTCTTCATGCGCCAGATGCAGGGCGGAGCCGGCGGCAAAGCCTTCAGCTTCGGCAAATCAAAGGCAAAGCTACTCACTCAGGATCAGCACAAAGTTACGTTCAAGGACGTTGCAGGTATTGAAGAGGCGAAAGAGGAGCTTGAGGAGATCATAGATTTCCTGAAAGACCCCCAGAAGTTCCAGAAGCTCGGCGGAAAGATCCCTAAGGGTGTTCTGCTTGTGGGCCCTCCCGGAACAGGTAAAACACTGCTGGCAAGAGCCGTTGCAGGCGAGGCCGGAGTTCCTTTCTTCTCCATATCCGGTTCGGACTTCGTTGAGATGTTCGTCGGTGTTGGTGCGGCCCGTGTGCGTGACCTTTTCGAGCAGGGCAAGAAGAATGCTCCCTGTATAATCTTCGTTGACGAAATAGATGCCGTGGGCAGACACAGAGGCGCAGGCCTCGGCGGCGGCCACGACGAAAGGGAGCAGACGCTTAACCAGATGCTGGTTGAGATGGACGGCTTCGAGTCAAACGAAGGCGTAATTATGATAGCGGCGACCAACAGACCCGACGTTCTCGACCCTGCGCTTCTGCGCCCGGGACGTTTCGACCGTCAGGTGGTTGTTCCCAGACCCGACATGAACGGCCGACTTGAAATTCTCACCGTTCACTCGTCTAAAGTGAAAATGGAAGAGGGTATCGACCTCGAAGTTATAGCGAAAGGTACCCCCGGTTTTGCCGGAGCCGAGCTTGCGAACCTTGTTAACGAAGCGGCTCTGATAGCTGCCCGCAAGAACAAGGAAGCGGTTCAGATGATAGACTTTGAAGAGGCCAAAGACAAAGTTATCATGGGTAAGGAACGCAGAAGCATGGTCATCAGCGACAAAGAGAAGGAGAACACCGCATACCACGAGGCGGGACACGCAATCGTTGCGAAGCTTATTCCTGAGGCCGACCCCGTTCACAAAGTCAGTATCATCCCCAGGGGGATGGCGCTTGGTGTTACAATGCAGCTCCCTGTTGATGACAGACACATGTATACCAAAGACTACATGGAGAGCATGCTTGCAGTGCTTATGGGCGGACGTGTTGCCGAAGAGGTTATCTTTGACAGGCTGTCCACAGGCGCAGGCAATGACATAGAAAGAGCCACGGGCATCGCCAGAAAAATGGTCTGCTCATGGGGTATGAGCAAGAAGATGGGCCCCCTTGCATACGGCAAGAAGGACGAGCAGGTTTTCCTCGGCAAAGAGATAGGCCATGCGAAGGACTACAGCGAAACAACTGCAATCGCCATTGACGATGAGGTTAAGGCTTTAGTAATGGATGGCTATAACAGAGCCAGAAGAATACTTGAAGACAATACAGAGCTTTTGCACAGTGTTGCCAAACTCCTCCTTGAAAAGGAGACCATCGACGGACACGAGATCGACAAGCTTATGAGCGGGGAAGCTGAAAGCGAACCCGAAGCCAAAGCGGAAGAGACGCTTGTCTAA